One part of the Aspergillus luchuensis IFO 4308 DNA, chromosome 5, nearly complete sequence genome encodes these proteins:
- a CDS encoding beta-glucosidase (CAZy:GH3;~COG:G;~EggNog:ENOG410PVVB;~InterPro:IPR017853,IPR036962,IPR002772,IPR036881, IPR026891,IPR013783,IPR001764;~PFAM:PF14310,PF00933,PF01915;~SECRETED:SignalP(1-17);~go_function: GO:0004553 - hydrolase activity, hydrolyzing O-glycosyl compounds [Evidence IEA];~go_process: GO:0005975 - carbohydrate metabolic process [Evidence IEA]), with the protein MRPSVSWKLFCAGWALASTGFCTSSGLLADLQVDLQDWASAYNQSVAAVATLSNTDKIRLISGQSVPSINFEPYTSDDGSQGLESFFYVTSFPESSAMAQTWDPELIKANFHAVGQEFYGKGYTMINGPTIGPQGRTPWSGRLVETLGQDVYLAGIAFAHATEGIREAGIIPCGKHFLLNEQETNRSEVYWSNNAVTVPLNNTAYSSNADDKTLHEAYLWPFYDGVKAGLGAVMCAMNRVNGTYACETPNLLNNVLKTELAFPGFVTPDTSGQHTALGSANAGMDFGATSFWNPQTLLPALANGSLSQARLNDMAIRNLMPYFQLGLNTKTIPPNPPATAPVDVRANHRALVRKAGSAAITLLKNTNNTLPLHNPPSIGIFGSHARPTLIGPGTTMDDVHTHTTWPGHLIFSGGSGISSPSYQITPYDALLSKALQDGTQLMWAMDGDLSIIPYTAVTGTMGTSAAPTFAGYASAVSTCLVFINAWSGEGHDRSELRNIPQDKMILTVAQNCANTIVVINTVGARLLDAWIDHPNITAVLYSSLLGEQSGNAIIDVLYGAVNPSAKLIHTIARNESDYPVPICMTADCDFTQDNVYLDYKYFDAHNITPRYEFGFGLSYTTFNYSVPPAISYVNDSALAQPIPTGELIPGGKADLWDEVMRITTYITNTGDRDGAEVAQLYVSFPEEADQPVRQLRGFQKVFLRSGEKGLVEFGLRRRDLSFWDVGRQEWVLARGVYRFWVGASSRDLRGWVEYVVA; encoded by the exons ATGCGCCCATCAGTCAGCTGGAAACTTTTTTGCGCTGGTTGGGCCCTGGCCTCAACCGGCTTCTGCACCAGCAGTGGCCTCTTGGCTGACCTACAAG TCGATCTCCAAGACTGGGCCTCGGCATACAACCAATCCGTCGCCGCGGTGGCAACCCTATCGAATACAGACAAGATCCGGCTCATCTCCGGCCAAAGCGTGCCCTCCATCAACTTCGAACCCTATACAAGCGACGACGGCTCCCAAGGACTAGAGAGCTTCTTCTACGTGACCTCATTTCCGGAATCCTCGGCGATGGCCCAGACCTGGGACCCCGAGCTCATCAAAGCCAACTTCCATGCCGTCGGTCAGGAGTTCTACGGCAAAGGCTACACCATGATCAACGGTCCAACGATTGGCCCACAAGGCCGTACCCCCTGGAGCGGCCGTCTAGTGGAAACCCTAGGTCAGGATGTCTACCTGGCCGGAATTGCATTCGCACACGCCACCGAGGGCATCCGCGAGGCCGGCATCATCCCCTGCGGCAAacacttcctcctcaacgAGCAGGAAACCAATCGCTCCGAAGTCTACTGGTCCAACAACGCAGTCACCGTCCCCCTGAACAACACCGCCTACTCCAGCAACGCCGACGACAAGACCCTACACGAAGCCTACCTCTGGCCCTTCTACGACGGAGTCAAAGCCGGCCTCGGCGCCGTAATGTGCGCCATGAACCGCGTCAACGGGACCTACGCCTGCGAAACCCCCAACCTGCTCAACAACGTCCTCAAAACCGAACTGGCATTCCCAGGCTTCGTCACCCCCGACACCTCGGGCCAACACACAGCCCTAGGATCTGCCAACGCCGGCATGGACTTCGGCGCTACCTCCTTCTGGAATCCCCAGaccctcctcccagcccTCGCTAACGGCTCCCTCTCCCAAGCCCGCCTCAACGACATGGCCATCCGCAACCTCATGCCCTACTTCCAGCTCGGCCTCAACACCAAAACAATTCCCCCCAATCCTCCGGCCACAGCCCCCGTCGACGTCCGCGCCAACCACCGCGCCCTCGTCCGCAAAGCCGGCAGCGCAGCCATCACCCTCCTAaaaaacaccaacaacaccctccccctaCACAACCCACCCTCCATCGGCATCTTCGGCTCCCACGCCCGTCCCACGCTCATCGGCCCCGGCACAACAATGGACGACGTGCACACTCACACCACCTGGCCCggccacctcatcttctccggcgGCTCCGGCATCAGCAGCCCTTCCTACCAAATCACCCCGTACgacgccctcctctccaaagCCCTCCAAGACGGCACCCAACTCATGTGGGCAATGGACGGcgacctctccatcatcccttACACCGCTGTAACCGGCACAATGGGAACCTCAGCAGCGCCCACCTTCGCCGGCTACGCCTCGGCCGTATCAACCtgcctcgtcttcatcaacgcCTGGAGCGGCGAAGGCCACGACCGCAGCGAACTCCGCAACATCCCCCAAGACAAGATGATCCTCACCGTGGCCCAGAACTGCGCCAACACCATTGTCGTCATCAACACCGTCGGCGCCCGTCTCCTCGACGCCTGGATCGACCACCCCAACATCACAGCCGTTCTCTACTCCTCCCTCCTAGGCGAACAATCAGGcaacgccatcatcgacGTCCTCTACGGCGCCGTCAACCCCTCCGCGAAActcatccacaccatcgCCCGCAATGAATCCGACTACCCCGTCCCGATTTGCATGACCGCAGATTGCGATTTCACTCAAGACAACGTCTACCTTGATTACAAGTACTTCGACGCTCACAATATCACCCCGCGCTATGAATTCGGCTTCGGGCTCTCTTACACTACTTTCAACTATTCGGTCCCTCCTGCGATCAGCTACGTGAATGATTCCGCTCTTGCCCAGCCCATCCCCACGGGTGAACTTATCCCCGGCGGGAAAGCGGATCTCTGGGACGAGGTCATGCGGATTACCACGTACATCACGAATACGGGGGATAGGGATGGGGCGGAGGTCGCGCAGCTGTATGTTTCGTTTCCCGAGGAGGCGGATCAACCGGTTAGACAGTTGCGAGGATTTCAGAAGGTCTTTTTAAGGTCGGGGGAGAAAGGGTTGGTGGAGtttgggttgaggaggagggatttgagTTTTTGGGATGTGGGGAGGCAGGAGTGGGTGCTTGCTAGGGGGGTGTATCGGTTTTGGGTTGGGGCTAGTAGTAGGGAtttgagggggtgggtggagtATGTTGTTGCTTAG